Within the Echinicola sp. 20G genome, the region TGATTCTTCCATTTGCGGGATTTACACCCAAGAATTCATTGGAGTATAAAAAGTCAATTGGTCTTCCAACTATAAGGTCATTTCCTATTCGGTCCAAGCCATCATACAACTCCATTAATTCATTTTCAAGGAAGGTAATATTGAATCCTGTATTCCATTGAAAATCTCCTGTAACGATATTCACCGTTTGTAAATCAATATCAATACCTTGGTTTCTCACTTTACCTGTATTTCTGGTTATTTCTCCAAAACCTGAATCAACTGGCAGAGGAGTATTCAACAAGAGGGCATTGGAATTTTTCCTCCAAAAATCTACGGTTCCAATCAATCTACCATTAAAGAAAGTCCAATCTAGACCAATGTTAAAAGTTTCAGCTTCTTCCCATGTCAAAAGGTCATTCCCTAATTGTGAAACCCTAAGTGCTCCTTCGCCAAGATACTGCCCAGTGCCTCCCACTAGTGTTCTTGAAGCAAAATTATCAATTTCAGAGTTACCAGTCACCCCATAGGAAGCTCTCATCCTCAAGTTGTCTATCCAAGAAACATCATTCATAAAAGATTCAGAGGAAATTCTCCAGCCTGCTGAGAAAGCATAAAAAGTACCCCACTTGTATTCAGCACCAAACCTAGAATTACCATCTCTCCTCAAAATAACTTCTGCGTTATAACGGTCATTATAATCATACTTGGCTTGGCCAAAAACACCTGCTCTTTTATACTCCGTATAATTACCCCCCACAGCGTATGGAGTCGCGGCATTTTGAAGATACCTCAAGGTAGGATTGGCAAATCCTCTACCGGTGGCAGTACTCAACTCATCCTGAGCACTTTTATATTCGAAACCCAATATTCCAGAAACAGTATGAATGTCATCAAATGTTTTATTGAAATTGAAGTTATGGTTAGTATTGAAGTTATTAAATCTTCTATCTGTATAAGTAGCTGAACCGCCATAGGGAGCAAAAGCAGGAATAGTCGATGGACGGTTATTTTCATCCCTATTATCGGAAAAATCGATTCCTGCATAAGAGGTAAAGCTCAACCAAGGAGTAAACTGATAGTTCAATCTTAAATTTGAGACGGATTGAACAGTTGTCGCTCTTCTTAACTCTTCATAAACCCCTTGAACAATATTATAACCAAACAGGTGGTCTGAAGGATAAGGAGCAAATTCTCCGTCCTCATCATAAATCGGAACATTTGGTCGCGCACTGAACCCTGCCACAAATGGTCCATTCACAAAGTTTCCCCTATCAATGGTTCCATTTGTTCTCTGAGCAGCTAAAGAAATATTTGCTGCCACAGTAAATTTATCATTCGGTCTGTGGGTAATATTTAACCTAGCCGTCCCCCTTTTATAGTCTGATTGGATAATCTGACCTTCTTGCGAGGTGTAGGAACCTGATAAATAAAAAGTAGTCTTTTCATCACCACCTGAAACTGACAAATCATAAATACTCAATCTGGCATTGTCCCTATACAGGGCATCCACCCAGTCGGTACTTTCCAAATTTGGATCTTCAGGATTACCATAAATCTCGGCAGCTCTATTGGGGTCTAAACCAGCATTGATATATGAAGCTCTCTTAATAGTTGCCAGTTGAGTGGCATCCATTACATCATACAATCCCAATGGTCTTACAACCCCCTCTTGTACAGATAGGGAAACGTTTGTGGCTCCATC harbors:
- a CDS encoding TonB-dependent receptor, with the translated sequence MKKVLLLGLLVLLVNTVVFGQSRTVTGVVSSSADGEPIPGATVLVKGTSVGVATDLDGQYSINVPSNGSVLIFSFVGMKSQEAEIGNRSIVNVALESDVQTLTEFVITSYGDQSKREITGAIASVKGEIFENLPMQSFDRAMQGRIAGVQVTSGSGQPGGTLNVRIRGVGSINAGNDPLYIVDGVQVSSRGVSGQGSQNALASINPNDIESIEVLKDAAAAAIYGAQAANGVVLVTTKKGKDGATNVSLSVQEGVVRPLGLYDVMDATQLATIKRASYINAGLDPNRAAEIYGNPEDPNLESTDWVDALYRDNARLSIYDLSVSGGDEKTTFYLSGSYTSQEGQIIQSDYKRGTARLNITHRPNDKFTVAANISLAAQRTNGTIDRGNFVNGPFVAGFSARPNVPIYDEDGEFAPYPSDHLFGYNIVQGVYEELRRATTVQSVSNLRLNYQFTPWLSFTSYAGIDFSDNRDENNRPSTIPAFAPYGGSATYTDRRFNNFNTNHNFNFNKTFDDIHTVSGILGFEYKSAQDELSTATGRGFANPTLRYLQNAATPYAVGGNYTEYKRAGVFGQAKYDYNDRYNAEVILRRDGNSRFGAEYKWGTFYAFSAGWRISSESFMNDVSWIDNLRMRASYGVTGNSEIDNFASRTLVGGTGQYLGEGALRVSQLGNDLLTWEEAETFNIGLDWTFFNGRLIGTVDFWRKNSNALLLNTPLPVDSGFGEITRNTGKVRNQGIDIDLQTVNIVTGDFQWNTGFNITFLENELMELYDGLDRIGNDLIVGRPIDFLYSNEFLGVNPANGRIMYADENGDYTYIVGESSLRYIGSGLPSSYGGLSNTFTYGPVSLEVFFQYQFGNKVFNQDLYNIAYAGSGPDNQEVSQLDYWQEPGDITKTPKPYEGGQEPGTSSIGSSSTRLINDGGYIRLKQVTLRYSLPVAIANKIGMKRANIYVQGINLATITKFNGIDPEVLSVGSSTYGAYPNAKQISAGINLNF